The following proteins come from a genomic window of Rutidosis leptorrhynchoides isolate AG116_Rl617_1_P2 chromosome 10, CSIRO_AGI_Rlap_v1, whole genome shotgun sequence:
- the LOC139870364 gene encoding isoleucine--tRNA ligase, cytoplasmic-like, which produces MDDVCEGKDFSFPKQEEKILKLGTDVKVSETQLEKTKDLLKCPPFATGISQYGHILAGKIKDTVTRNRVMTGYHVTRPFDWDCHRLPVEHEIDIKLGIKSREDVINMGIDKYNEECRSIVTRYVGEWEKAITTIGRCIEFRNDFMNDFRNDNKTMDLKFMESVCYVFDQFFEKKPVYRGFKVPPQGRPRKVKGQEIREKRRERRRKPNHWFQGRGR; this is translated from the exons ATGGATGATGTATGCGAGGGGAAAGATTTCTCATTCCCGAAACAGGAAGAGAAGATCTTAAAATTGGGGACTGATGTCAAAGTATCTGAAACTCAGCTTGAAAAAACTAAGGACCTACTGAAATGCCCCCCGTTTGCTACAGGTATCTCTCAATATGGGCACATTTTAGCTGGAAAAATTAAGGACACCGTCACACGGAACCGGGTCATGACGGGGTACCATGTTACAAGACCGTTCGATTGGGACTGCCATCGGTTGCCGGTGGAGCATGAGATTGACATTAAGCTTGGGATTAAGAGCAGAGAGGATGTGATTAATATGGGAATTGATAAGTATAATGAAGAGTGTAGAAGTATTGTTACTAGGTACGTTGGGGAGTGGGAGAAGGCGATTACAACGATTGGGCGATGTATTGAGTTCAGGAATgatttcatgaatgatttcaggaaTGATAATAAGACAATGGATTTGAAGTTTATGGAGAGTGTTTGTTACGTGTTCGATCAGTTTTTTGAGAAGAAGCCCGTTTATAGAGGGTTTAAG GTACCTCCACAAGGACGACCACGGAAAGTCAAAGGTCAAGAGATAAGGGAGAAAAGGAGAGAACGGAGAAGAAAACCAAACCACTGGTTTCAAGGGAGAGGGAGATAA